A region of Chloroflexota bacterium DNA encodes the following proteins:
- a CDS encoding DegT/DnrJ/EryC1/StrS family aminotransferase, protein MSQLAVLGGSPIRTEAYPVWPVWDQRDIDAVTRTVKSGRWGGFPYPGPNTAAFSEKFAELQGGGTAVTMMNGTITMEVALRAAGIGWGDEVIVPAYTFQATAAAPMAAGAIPVIVDIHPDTLCTDPAAVEAAITPKTKAIIVVHLAAQVTDMDAITAIAQKHNLIVIEDAAHAHGAEWRGKGVGLWGDFGSFSLQSAKSLTTGEGGVLLIKDPHLAQRAASIIDCGRPKDPEGVEFTMGQNYRWSELHAALGLVALERFPEQFEERSAMADYLEEGLSDIPGISLLKRDLRQTRRSLYRYIFKIDPDFFGVRHDTFCQALSAEGIPVDTGYPVMSRYDLFQPYLSHLAVPSAFPEYFQFDQMSFPVTEQAAEVTSVWMGESIFRAGRKGIDDLVAGVQKLVEHRDALSQITKTD, encoded by the coding sequence ATGTCACAACTAGCTGTTTTAGGGGGCTCCCCCATCCGAACCGAAGCCTATCCTGTCTGGCCCGTCTGGGACCAGCGTGATATTGATGCCGTAACACGCACAGTCAAATCCGGCCGCTGGGGTGGTTTTCCCTACCCCGGGCCAAACACTGCTGCGTTTTCTGAGAAGTTTGCGGAACTGCAGGGCGGCGGCACAGCCGTCACGATGATGAACGGCACCATCACCATGGAAGTGGCTCTGCGCGCGGCTGGGATCGGTTGGGGTGATGAGGTGATCGTCCCTGCCTACACCTTCCAGGCCACCGCAGCAGCGCCAATGGCTGCCGGCGCGATCCCAGTGATTGTGGATATCCACCCAGATACCCTCTGCACGGATCCCGCGGCAGTAGAAGCCGCCATCACGCCCAAGACTAAAGCCATCATCGTCGTGCATCTGGCAGCCCAGGTGACCGATATGGACGCGATCACGGCAATCGCCCAAAAGCACAACCTGATCGTGATTGAAGACGCTGCCCATGCCCACGGTGCAGAATGGCGCGGTAAGGGCGTTGGGTTATGGGGCGATTTCGGCTCTTTCAGCCTGCAGTCCGCCAAGTCACTGACCACCGGTGAAGGTGGTGTGCTCCTGATAAAAGATCCCCACCTGGCCCAACGTGCAGCCAGCATTATCGACTGCGGCCGCCCGAAAGACCCTGAGGGCGTGGAATTCACAATGGGCCAGAATTATCGCTGGTCCGAGCTGCATGCCGCCCTGGGGCTGGTTGCCCTGGAAAGGTTCCCCGAACAGTTTGAAGAGCGCTCAGCGATGGCGGATTACCTCGAAGAAGGCCTCAGCGATATCCCTGGCATCAGCCTGCTTAAACGAGACCTGCGGCAAACCCGTCGCAGCCTTTACCGCTATATTTTTAAAATTGATCCCGATTTCTTCGGCGTCCGGCATGATACCTTCTGCCAGGCACTTTCCGCTGAGGGCATCCCGGTGGATACCGGTTATCCGGTGATGAGCCGTTATGACCTTTTCCAACCCTACCTCTCCCACCTGGCTGTACCCTCTGCATTCCCAGAATACTTCCAGTTCGACCAGATGTCCTTCCCCGTCACCGAACAGGCCGCCGAAGTGACTTCAGTCTGGATGGGCGAATCGATCTTCCGGGCAGGCCGCAAGGGCATTGATGATCTCGTGGCAGGTGTGCAAAAGCTGGTGGAACATCGGGATGCATTATCCCAGATCACAAAAACTGACTGA